From the Bombus pascuorum chromosome 7, iyBomPasc1.1, whole genome shotgun sequence genome, one window contains:
- the LOC132909140 gene encoding adenylyl cyclase-associated protein 1 isoform X3: MSVAGYKQFLDGPVKEYLQLSEKIGGDVATHSKLVEKAFNIQLEFIQTAASRPAPTNQSEQISLLAPTSAQIQQIQEFREKNRGSQFFNHLSAISESIPALGWVAVSPTPAPYIKEMNDAGQFYTNRVLKEWKEKNKVHAEWCKAWVQTLSVLQEYVRQHYTTGLVWAKTGSAPTGIPPPPPPCMPPMGDVTPADIVDDRSALFAEINQGEAITKNLKKVTSDMQTHKNPALRTGPAPFKAPVVDNAISTKTVPPANVPIDKPPVFTRDGKKWLVEYHKGNKDLLIDNVEMNNVIYMFRCHDSTLVVKGKVNSIVMDSCRKSSVVFDSVVSSIEFVNCQSVQMQVLGKVPTISIDKTDGCQMYLSSESLDVEFISSKSSEMNVMVPRGNGDYAEYPIPEQFKTTISSKGLSTIAVDSLG, translated from the exons ATGTCAGTCGCAGGATATAAACAGTTTTTAGACGGAcctgtgaaagaatatttacaaTTGAGTGAAAAAATTGGCGGTGATGTAGCTACTCACAGCAAGCTTGTAGAAAAGGCATTCAA cATTCAGTTGGAATTTATTCAAACTGCAGCAAGTCGTCCAGCCCCAACAAATCAATCAGAGCAAATTTCTCTTCTTGCACCCACATCTGCACAGATTCAGCAGATTCAAGAGTTTCGCGAGAAAAATAGAGGATCTCAGTTTTTCAATCATCTATCAGCAATTAGTGAAAGTATTCCAGCTTTGGGATGGGTTGCGGTATCACCTACTCCAGCAccttatataaaagaaatgaatGATGCTGgacaattttatacaaatcgTGTATTAAAGGAGTGGAAAGAGAA AAATAAAGTACATGCTGAATGGTGCAAGGCTTGGGTACAGACGCTAAGTGTTCTACAGGAATATGTGCGTCAGCACTACACAACAGGACTTGTATGGGCAAAAACTGGCTCTGCACCAACAGGCATCCCACCACCGCCACCACCGTGTATGCCTCCTATGGGAGACGTAACACCGGCAGATATTGTCGATGACAGAAGTGCTCTTTTCGCCGAAATTAATCAAGGAGAAGCTATTACAAAGA ACTTAAAGAAAGTCACGTCAGACATGCAAACACATAAAAATCCTGCATTGAGAACTGGACCAGCACCATTTAAAGCACCAGTTGTCGATAATGCTATATCTACAAAAACAGTGCCGCCTGCAAATGTACCAATTGATAAACCCCCTGTATTTACTAGAGATGGAAAGAAGTGGCTTGTG GAATATCATAAAGGCAATAAAGATCTGCTCATTGACAACGTGGAGATGAACAACGTAATCTATATGTTCCGATGTCATGATAGTACTTTAGTTGTCAAAGGCAAAGTTAACTCCATCGTTATGGATTCATGCCGTAAATCATCCGTTGTTTTCGACTCTGTTGTGTCGAGCATCGAATTCGTCAATTGTCAGAGTGTACAAATGCAG GTACTAGGAAAAGTTCCCACGATCTCTATTGACAAAACAGACGGTTGTCAGATGTATTTGAGCTCGGAATCATTAGACGTGGAATTTATTAGCAGCAAGTCTAGCGAGATGAACGTTATGGTACCTCGAGGAAATGGAGATTAT GCGGAATATCCCATACCGGAGCAATTCAAAACGACCATCAGTTCCAAAGGTCTCAGTACGATCGCTGTCGACTCACTGGGCTAA
- the LOC132909140 gene encoding adenylyl cyclase-associated protein 1 isoform X1, with protein MFKCCVCNKSSKKERPNGEVTKSTPKKNQKAVDSQLVGIDSSKLEENGPTGRQEKLNGDVQRFEKVSPSMEKNSTEMVDDLTVKSPLPTGKRDEVNDNSLLRTETVVKSNNSKKDDNENDTRNEGDRTKLEKEDGEVNGSKDANGNGKAEKNDNVSGYVDEGGAMEAILNSGVSDTLKTNLCDSFAHIERTIDDGPEEEGDDSVFEDCPNDTNANKKTPPVSSIPRWLSEEEDGEHDSEECSGMQEPPATPVARDELALRRHRFFSDLLHVTQNATEHRVRFDPLGPMVHAGCEASDKEEHLEELVNRLENVTKRLENVRVQSITETQDSAVQTNTPSPKRSQAVKNSDSVLSASTSHSVEKKEEDKFTSMSVAGYKQFLDGPVKEYLQLSEKIGGDVATHSKLVEKAFNIQLEFIQTAASRPAPTNQSEQISLLAPTSAQIQQIQEFREKNRGSQFFNHLSAISESIPALGWVAVSPTPAPYIKEMNDAGQFYTNRVLKEWKEKNKVHAEWCKAWVQTLSVLQEYVRQHYTTGLVWAKTGSAPTGIPPPPPPCMPPMGDVTPADIVDDRSALFAEINQGEAITKNLKKVTSDMQTHKNPALRTGPAPFKAPVVDNAISTKTVPPANVPIDKPPVFTRDGKKWLVEYHKGNKDLLIDNVEMNNVIYMFRCHDSTLVVKGKVNSIVMDSCRKSSVVFDSVVSSIEFVNCQSVQMQVLGKVPTISIDKTDGCQMYLSSESLDVEFISSKSSEMNVMVPRGNGDYAEYPIPEQFKTTISSKGLSTIAVDSLG; from the exons ATGTTTAAATGCTGTGTGTGCAACAAAAGCTCAAAGAAGGAGAGGCCGAACGGCGAGGTGACGAAGTCGACGCCAAAGAAAAATCAGAAAGCGGTCGACTCGCAATTAGTTGGCATTGATTCATCGAAGCTCGAGGAAAACGGGCCGACCGGTAGACAAGAGAAGTTGAACGGCGACGTGCAGAGATTTGAGAAAGTTTCTCCGTCGATGGAGAAAAACAGCACGGAAATGGTCGACGACCTGACCGTTAAGAGTCCGTTGCCTACCGGAAAGCGCGACGAGGTCAACGATAATTCTCTCTTGCGAACCGAAACGGTAGTAAAATCGAACAATAGCAAGAAAGATGACAATGAGAACGATACCAGAAATGAGGGTGATCGAACGAAATTAGAGAAGGAAGATGGCGAGGTAAACGGAAGTAAGGATGCTAATGGAAACGGAAAGGCGGAGAAAAATGATAATGTAAGCGGATACGTGGATGAGGGAGGAGCGATGGAAGCAATACTGAATTCTGGGGTTTCTGATACCCTTAAGACCAATCTTTGTGACTCTTTCGCGCATATCGAGAGAACGATCGATGATGGGCCCGAGGAGGAAGGCGATGATTCCGTTTTTGAAGATTGCCCGAACGATACCAACGCGAATAAAAAGACGCCGCCAG TTTCGTCAATTCCTCGGTGGCTTTCGGAGGAGGAAGACGGCGAGCACGACTCAGAAGAGTGCAGCGGAATGCAGGAACCACCGGCGACGCCGGTTGCTCGCGACGAACTAGCTTTAAGACGTCACAGATTCTTCTCCGATTTGTTACACGTTACGCAAAACGCGACGGAGCACAGAGTGAGGTTCGACCCTCTAGGACCGATGGTGCACGCCG GTTGTGAAGCTAGCGATAAGGAGGAACATCTAGAAGAGTTGGTAAATAGATTAGAAAACGTTACAAAAAGATTGGAAAACGTAAGAGTCCAATCCATAACTGAAACACAAGATTCTGCTGTTCAAACAAATACACCATCACCAAAGAGGTCTCAAGCAGTAAAAAATAGTGACTCAGTGCTGTCTGCCTCAACTTCTCATTCagtagagaaaaaagaagaggacaAATTTACCAGCATGTCAGTCGCAGGATATAAACAGTTTTTAGACGGAcctgtgaaagaatatttacaaTTGAGTGAAAAAATTGGCGGTGATGTAGCTACTCACAGCAAGCTTGTAGAAAAGGCATTCAA cATTCAGTTGGAATTTATTCAAACTGCAGCAAGTCGTCCAGCCCCAACAAATCAATCAGAGCAAATTTCTCTTCTTGCACCCACATCTGCACAGATTCAGCAGATTCAAGAGTTTCGCGAGAAAAATAGAGGATCTCAGTTTTTCAATCATCTATCAGCAATTAGTGAAAGTATTCCAGCTTTGGGATGGGTTGCGGTATCACCTACTCCAGCAccttatataaaagaaatgaatGATGCTGgacaattttatacaaatcgTGTATTAAAGGAGTGGAAAGAGAA AAATAAAGTACATGCTGAATGGTGCAAGGCTTGGGTACAGACGCTAAGTGTTCTACAGGAATATGTGCGTCAGCACTACACAACAGGACTTGTATGGGCAAAAACTGGCTCTGCACCAACAGGCATCCCACCACCGCCACCACCGTGTATGCCTCCTATGGGAGACGTAACACCGGCAGATATTGTCGATGACAGAAGTGCTCTTTTCGCCGAAATTAATCAAGGAGAAGCTATTACAAAGA ACTTAAAGAAAGTCACGTCAGACATGCAAACACATAAAAATCCTGCATTGAGAACTGGACCAGCACCATTTAAAGCACCAGTTGTCGATAATGCTATATCTACAAAAACAGTGCCGCCTGCAAATGTACCAATTGATAAACCCCCTGTATTTACTAGAGATGGAAAGAAGTGGCTTGTG GAATATCATAAAGGCAATAAAGATCTGCTCATTGACAACGTGGAGATGAACAACGTAATCTATATGTTCCGATGTCATGATAGTACTTTAGTTGTCAAAGGCAAAGTTAACTCCATCGTTATGGATTCATGCCGTAAATCATCCGTTGTTTTCGACTCTGTTGTGTCGAGCATCGAATTCGTCAATTGTCAGAGTGTACAAATGCAG GTACTAGGAAAAGTTCCCACGATCTCTATTGACAAAACAGACGGTTGTCAGATGTATTTGAGCTCGGAATCATTAGACGTGGAATTTATTAGCAGCAAGTCTAGCGAGATGAACGTTATGGTACCTCGAGGAAATGGAGATTAT GCGGAATATCCCATACCGGAGCAATTCAAAACGACCATCAGTTCCAAAGGTCTCAGTACGATCGCTGTCGACTCACTGGGCTAA
- the LOC132909140 gene encoding adenylyl cyclase-associated protein 1 isoform X2 has protein sequence MSELSKTIEDNSRMVPGAYKKVLNMWKNRCEASDKEEHLEELVNRLENVTKRLENVRVQSITETQDSAVQTNTPSPKRSQAVKNSDSVLSASTSHSVEKKEEDKFTSMSVAGYKQFLDGPVKEYLQLSEKIGGDVATHSKLVEKAFNIQLEFIQTAASRPAPTNQSEQISLLAPTSAQIQQIQEFREKNRGSQFFNHLSAISESIPALGWVAVSPTPAPYIKEMNDAGQFYTNRVLKEWKEKNKVHAEWCKAWVQTLSVLQEYVRQHYTTGLVWAKTGSAPTGIPPPPPPCMPPMGDVTPADIVDDRSALFAEINQGEAITKNLKKVTSDMQTHKNPALRTGPAPFKAPVVDNAISTKTVPPANVPIDKPPVFTRDGKKWLVEYHKGNKDLLIDNVEMNNVIYMFRCHDSTLVVKGKVNSIVMDSCRKSSVVFDSVVSSIEFVNCQSVQMQVLGKVPTISIDKTDGCQMYLSSESLDVEFISSKSSEMNVMVPRGNGDYAEYPIPEQFKTTISSKGLSTIAVDSLG, from the exons ATGTCAGAACTTAGTAAAACGATAGAAGATAATTCCCGAATGGTACCAGGTGCTTATAAAAAGGTTTTAAATATGTGGAAAAATC GTTGTGAAGCTAGCGATAAGGAGGAACATCTAGAAGAGTTGGTAAATAGATTAGAAAACGTTACAAAAAGATTGGAAAACGTAAGAGTCCAATCCATAACTGAAACACAAGATTCTGCTGTTCAAACAAATACACCATCACCAAAGAGGTCTCAAGCAGTAAAAAATAGTGACTCAGTGCTGTCTGCCTCAACTTCTCATTCagtagagaaaaaagaagaggacaAATTTACCAGCATGTCAGTCGCAGGATATAAACAGTTTTTAGACGGAcctgtgaaagaatatttacaaTTGAGTGAAAAAATTGGCGGTGATGTAGCTACTCACAGCAAGCTTGTAGAAAAGGCATTCAA cATTCAGTTGGAATTTATTCAAACTGCAGCAAGTCGTCCAGCCCCAACAAATCAATCAGAGCAAATTTCTCTTCTTGCACCCACATCTGCACAGATTCAGCAGATTCAAGAGTTTCGCGAGAAAAATAGAGGATCTCAGTTTTTCAATCATCTATCAGCAATTAGTGAAAGTATTCCAGCTTTGGGATGGGTTGCGGTATCACCTACTCCAGCAccttatataaaagaaatgaatGATGCTGgacaattttatacaaatcgTGTATTAAAGGAGTGGAAAGAGAA AAATAAAGTACATGCTGAATGGTGCAAGGCTTGGGTACAGACGCTAAGTGTTCTACAGGAATATGTGCGTCAGCACTACACAACAGGACTTGTATGGGCAAAAACTGGCTCTGCACCAACAGGCATCCCACCACCGCCACCACCGTGTATGCCTCCTATGGGAGACGTAACACCGGCAGATATTGTCGATGACAGAAGTGCTCTTTTCGCCGAAATTAATCAAGGAGAAGCTATTACAAAGA ACTTAAAGAAAGTCACGTCAGACATGCAAACACATAAAAATCCTGCATTGAGAACTGGACCAGCACCATTTAAAGCACCAGTTGTCGATAATGCTATATCTACAAAAACAGTGCCGCCTGCAAATGTACCAATTGATAAACCCCCTGTATTTACTAGAGATGGAAAGAAGTGGCTTGTG GAATATCATAAAGGCAATAAAGATCTGCTCATTGACAACGTGGAGATGAACAACGTAATCTATATGTTCCGATGTCATGATAGTACTTTAGTTGTCAAAGGCAAAGTTAACTCCATCGTTATGGATTCATGCCGTAAATCATCCGTTGTTTTCGACTCTGTTGTGTCGAGCATCGAATTCGTCAATTGTCAGAGTGTACAAATGCAG GTACTAGGAAAAGTTCCCACGATCTCTATTGACAAAACAGACGGTTGTCAGATGTATTTGAGCTCGGAATCATTAGACGTGGAATTTATTAGCAGCAAGTCTAGCGAGATGAACGTTATGGTACCTCGAGGAAATGGAGATTAT GCGGAATATCCCATACCGGAGCAATTCAAAACGACCATCAGTTCCAAAGGTCTCAGTACGATCGCTGTCGACTCACTGGGCTAA
- the LOC132909138 gene encoding uncharacterized protein LOC132909138, producing MASMCGSSSKSYPAINTGSYYRPGAYPYQNDYYLPPRSTWSRVSPEHTKKQRGNSTWKVGSAMLIISAMLVLIAVFAIAGLALWMGALRTDSKNAIVGFSCTFRVSKGEKYNPMLKLNTSMVFREKERKYKNIFEVLFRRSVFGAAYKQTIIDKFESGVLKVFFRIYLDRRKIPQSITNVEDTIEDIIAKETYSSSSLFKDMELDLTSISVKRINQELPGSQKQVQQKNAMITKNGLLRPNRNSSLITSSKPKSKPTKIESTEPDIDFSNIPTIQGTYKATKVNITSSNKTISAQQPAKAQSETKNNTKASLPQEQTTMKPTTVEDSTEASAGVAQTTNGADKKVNYTVHDELSSSKKTTTSTASTPQVGKDDLFKDFRNPSFETSPWKPIIPGYINTELKLLPDNAQKPNYKSESNYKVNYSNTNLGDVVSDTAVKNPQYSVHAKVAQSSTTSTKSAEPAVILNSYIGVPGMSTLDISDTDFPRDRIVPQEMVNFRVNGKFKNKIPGLLEGGEIFTEASPVSLDGQRPDIEVSGQLPPETYDIKLRTSSQPFGLSSSQPLEFSSTKPHRSTSENETGWRIPGSQMTYAMTDGGSDGPVGKEQDDVKSSGDSTKMNRKRLGQTTVIGASDNFLPSMVSSTPKWHAQSPVEPDSDEESTTKVSGVGVAEPVPDVDVDLEARNRYSDVQAMVKQESNALQDRKVDKNTQEPVYTSYKTPDLNGAGMRPSLIESSGTPKPFRHTIPVDKITSVVDYTEADKEGSSKQVINTVTDSIMNQEERFTEETSELSTENKGDKEGAIKVLPVKENKEEEEETKVLPVKENLKEIIEVETFVKKNSDSEADISLKNAKIEEYARSTESNTESVIDDEKLLKLGTTEVYSEMIHPLYNNIDKLVVKKEENKGAPGRLTSNISRNSTFIEIDTLKHTPGEVEEDSDSTGNKSATKGEDSWPFNGTLSRPHNSLETRKKTYNDTLKAYVVENLVTLAPAKSNTGIGRPVRPRPKIDGEKTMRIDEKPNTDRSSTGDSLLLEQLFGMHNRQRNATKRNSFNHGDSVRFHSAENERNREGDSHNEHPRVEQIVEVVTSISTKVSSNFKGNPVVLKFVVTNSTSLPIIRSESHQNAGETFTSEASAPKEFSAPNDAGKGENRSFRDEISNKTPSLTSSDVQTSDRKISTMEENKSLLEKLKELADIGTENEPVHSKNSSRPSVDALQSHTSNVKSKPPEDYRPLPNFEKLKQIADIATGNETLMNSSAAFTMTRDGVEILTKILNKMEDRTDKMISSTEENLEADHCLGFLCKDGKCLPSSGRCNMLGECPNSEDEANCTCADFLKAQLLHEKICDGVADCWDYSDETDCDWCQEGQYVCGNSRTCINQDKVCNGYTDCPGGEDEKKCAALIEDDSTLNYEETSSFARKDIDSEISVTKDAHPSFEGQFSEIESITNKDALYDQEAVESSIFESTTLHAFEDDIRLEKVVRANDQSVIEEGETFFENRERSNATTTLVSGREISSNVKHMLTRGNSIHVNAKNDDKTSIMNLKKEVNNYNEKGYLNIRKNGKWGKLCLTGMDNLLQERQTVWSIEDLGRAVCKAITYQDYETVEKVLDENPTSVRSYYTLSYNEKPLDKTILTFKPSECPTGEILRVKCKNLECGIRTQAPSQARIVGGGSSSAGSWPWQVALYKEGDYQCGGALINERWILSAAHCFYHAQDEYWVARIGATRRGSFPSPYEQVLRLDHISLHPDYIDNGFINDIAMLRLEEPVTFSDYVRPVCLPESEPKSGTTCTVTGWGQLFEIGRIFPDTLQEVQLPVISTEECRRKTLFLPLYRITSGMLCAGLKDGGRDACLGDSGGPLVCSGSDNKYTLHGITSNGYGCARPGRPGVYTKVHHYLPWIEYAISREDIRSSIASCKGHRCPLGECLPKSRICNGFLECSDGSDERNCPLNL from the exons aatgattattatttaccACCGCGGTCGACATGGTCCAGAGTCTCACCTGAACACACGAAGAAACAAAGGGGCAACAGTACATGGAAAGTCGGCAGTGCGATGTTAATCATCTCTGCTATGTTAGTGTTAATCGCGGTGTTCGCGATCGCAGGACTTGCGTTATGGATGGGAG cCCTTCGGACAGATTCAAAAAATG CGATCGTTGGATTCTCCTGCACATTCAGGGTGTCTAAGGGTGAGAAATATAATCCGATGTTGAAGCTAAATACCAGTATGGTGTTCCGTGAAAAggaacgaaaatataaaaatata TTCGAAGTTCTATTTAGAAGAAGCGTGTTCGGCGCAGCTTACAAACAGACGATCATAGACAAATTCGAAAGCGGTGTTCTGAAGGTGTTCTTCAGGATATATCTGGACAGAAGAAAGATACCGCAATCGATCACGAACGTCGAGGACACGATCGAAGACATTATCGCGAAGGAGACGTACTCATCGTCCTCCTTGTTCAAGGATATGGAACTGGACCTCACTAGCATATCGGTGAAAA GAATAAATCAGGAGTTGCCAGGGAGTCAAAAGCAGGTTCAGCAAAAGAACGCAATGATCACGAAGAACGGGCTGCTTCGACCCAACAGAAACAGCTCTTTGATCACCAGCTCGAAACCGAAATCCAAACCAACGAAAATCGAGTCCACGGAGCCAGACATCGACTTCAGTAACATACCAACGATCCAAGGCACCTACAAAGCGACGAAAGTGAACATCACTTCCTCGAACAAAACGATCTCCGCTCAACAGCCTGCAAAGGCTCAGtcagaaacgaaaaacaaTACCAAAGCGTCGTTACCTCAAGAACAAACTACGATGAAACCGACCACCGTAGAAGACAGTACCGAAGCGAGTGCGGGTGTCGCTCAAACCACCAACGGAGCAGATAAGAAAGTTAATTACACCGTGCACGATGAATTGTCTTCGTCGAAAAAGACCACCACATCCACAGCTTCCACGCCCCAAGTCGGAAAGGACGATCTGTTCAAGGATTTCCGCAATCCGAGCTTCGAAACTTCTCCGTGGAAGCCTATCATTCCTGGATACATCAAtacagaattaaaattattgccGGACAACGCTCAAAAGCCAAATTACAAAAGCGAAAGCAACTATAAAGTGAATTACAGCAATACGAATCTGGGAGACGTTGTCTCCGATACAGCCGTAAAGAATCCTCAGTATAGCGTTCACGCGAAGGTTGCACAATCCTCTACAACCAGCACGAAATCTGCCGAGCCAGCGGTGATATTAAATTCGTATATAGGTGTTCCAGGAATGAGCACGTTGGACATTAGCGACACTGATTTTCCACGCGATAGAATCGTTCCTCAGGAAATGGTGAATTTCAGGGTGAACGGCAAGTTCAAGAATAAGATTCCAGGATTGTTAGAAGGTGGGGAGATCTTCACGGAAGCTTCCCCGGTCAGTTTAGACGGCCAGAGACCGGACATAGAAGTTTCTGGCCAGTTACCACCGGAAACTTACGATATCAAGCTTCGAACTTCTTCTCAGCCTTTTGGCCTCTCCTCTTCCCAGCCTTTGGAATTTTCTTCCACGAAACCTCATCGATCGACGAGCGAGAACGAAACAGGTTGGAGGATCCCTGGCTCTCAGATGACGTACGCTATGACAGACGGTGGATCCGATGGCCCTGTTGGCAAAGAGCAAGACGACGTTAAGAGTTCTGGCGATTCTACGAAGATGAATAGAAAGAGGTTGGGTCAAACCACCGTGATAGGCGCTTCGGACAATTTCTTGCCTTCGATGGTTTCCAGTACTCCGAAGTGGCACGCGCAGAGTCCGGTGGAGCCAGATTCCGACGAAGAATCGACGACAAAAGTGTCTGGAGTTGGAGTGGCAGAGCCTGTCCCGGACGTGGACGTGGATTTGGAAGCCAGAAATCGGTACTCGGATGTTCAGGCTATGGTGAAGCAAGAGAGTAACGCTCTGCAGGACAGGAAAGTCGATAAGAATACGCAGGAACCCGTGTACACCAGTTACAAGACACCCGACCTGAATGGAGCTGGCATGAGACCAAGTTTGATCGAAAGTTCTGGAACTCCGAAGCCGTTCAGACACACGATTCCCGTGGACAAAATTACTTCTGTCGTTGATTACACCGAGGCTGACAAAGAAGGCTCTTCGAAGCAGGTAATCAACACCGTGACAGATAGTATAATGAATCAGGAGGAAAGATTCACCGAAGAAACCAGCGAATTAAGCACAGAGAACAAAGGGGATAAGGAAGGGGCAATTAAAGTGCTACCGGTCAAagagaataaagaagaagaagaagaaacgaaggtgCTACcggttaaagaaaatttgaaggaaATCATCGAGGTAGAGACTTTCGTGAAGAAGAACAGCGATTCCGAGGCGGATATTTCTCTTAAAAATGCAAAGATCGAAGAATACGCAAGATCAACCGAATCGAATACCGAAAGTGTGATAGACGACGAGAAGCTTCTGAAGCTAGGAACCACGGAAGTCTACTCGGAGATGATACATCCATTGTAcaataatatagataaattaGTCGTAAAAAAGGAGGAGAATAAAGGAGCTCCGGGAAGGTTGACGtctaatatttcaagaaattctaCGTTCATCGAGATCGATACCTTGAAGCACACACCTGGAGAGGTCGAGGAAGATTCCGACTCGACGGGGAACAAATCGGCGACGAAAGGCGAAGACAGCTGGCCTTTTAATGGAACCTTGAGTCGGCCGCACAATTCCCTGGAAACTAGAAAGAAGACTTACAACGACACTTTGAAGGCGTACGTGGTGGAAAATTTGGTCACTCTGGCGCCTGCTAAAAGTAATACAGGAATTGGAAGACCTGTCAGACCAAGACCTAAGATAGACGGGGAGAAGACGATGAGAATCGACGAGAAACCTAACACAGACAGAAGCTCCACTGGCGACAGCCTGCTCTTGGAACAATTGTTCGGCATGCACAATCGACAGAGAAACGCGACGAAACGCAATTCCTTTAATCACGGCGACTCCGTTAGATTTCATTCGGCGGAGAACGAGAGGAACAGGGAAGGGGATTCGCATAACGAGCATCCTAGAGTCGAGCAAATCGTAGAAGTCGTCACGTCGATTAGCACTAAAGTGTCGTCGAACTTTAAAGGAAACCCAGTCGTGTTGAAATTTGTCGTTACCAATTCAACCTCGCTTCCGATAATCCGTTCAGAGTCTCATCAGAATGCTGGGGAGACGTTCACTTCGGAAGCATCAGCGCCGAAAGAATTCTCCGCTCCCAACGACGcaggaaaaggagaaaatagaTCTTTCAGAGACGAGATTTCGAACAAGACCCCGTCTTTAACGTCCAGCGATGTGCAAACGTCCGACAGAAAGATCTCTACGATGGAGGAGAATAAATCTCTTCTGGAGAAATTGAAAGAGTTGGCGGATATCGGAACGGAGAACGAGCCTGTGCATAGCAAAAATAGTTCCAGACCGAGTGTCGACGCGTTACAATCGCATACGTCGAACGTAAAATCGAAACCTCCGGAGGACTATAGGCCGTTGCCGaattttgagaaattgaaGCAAATCGCTGATATCGCGACCGGAAACGAGACCTTGATGAATTCGAGCGCGGCATTTACGATGACTCGCGACGGCGTTGAGATATTGACGaagatattgaacaaaatggAGGATCGCACCGATAAGATGATCTCTAGCACCGAAGAGAATTTGGAAGCTG ATCACTGTCTCGGTTTCCTATGCAAAGACGGAAAATGCTTGCCTTCCAGCGGCAGGTGCAATATGTTAGGTGAATGTCCGAATTCGGAGGATGAAGCAAACTGCACGTGCGCCGACTTTCTAAAGGCGCAACTCCTACACGAGAAAATTTGCGACGGTGTGGCGGACTGTTGGGATTATTCGGACGAAACGGACTGTG ATTGGTGCCAGGAAGGCCAATACGTCTGCGGCAACAGTCGAACCTGCATAAACCAAGACAAAGTTTGCAACGGCTACACTGACTGTCCAGGCGGAGAGGACGAGAAGAAGTGCGCGGCGCTGATAGAAGACGATTCAACGTTAAATTACGAAGAAACGAGTAGCTTTGCCAGGAAGGACATTGATTCCGAGATCAGCGTAACCAAAGATGCACATCCATCGTTCGAAGGGCAGTTTTCAGAAATAGAATCCATCACTAACAAGGACGCTCTGTATGATCAAGAAGCGGTGGAATCGTCCATCTTCGAGTCGACAACTTTGCACGCGTTTGAAGATGATATACGATTAGAAAAAGTAGTAAGAGCCAACGACCAGTCTGTGATCGAGGAAGGTGAAACATTTTTCGAGAATCGCGAACGGAGCAACGCTACTACGACTCTCGTTTCCGGAAGAGAAATATCGTCGAACGTGAAACACATGTTGACGCGTGGGAACTCGATCCATGTAAATGCGAAAAACGACGATAAAACGTCGATAATGAATTTGAAGAAAGAAGTGAATAATTATAACGAGAAGGGTTATTTGAATATcaggaaaaatggaaaatgggGGAAATTGTGTTTGACTGGAATGGATAATCTTCTGCAGGAGAGACAAACTGTTTGGTCTATCGAGGATCTTGGTAGAGCTGTTTGCAAGGCAATTACATATCA AGATTACGAAACCGTGGAAAAGGTGTTGGACGAAAATCCAACGTCTGTGAGGTCGTACTACACGCTCTCGTACAACGAGAAACCTTTGGATAAAACGATCTTGACTTTCAAGCCTTCCGAGTGCCCGACTGGCGAGATCCTCAGGGTCAAGTGCAAGAACCTTGAATGTGGAATAAGAACTCAGGCCCCATCCCAGGCCAG GATAGTCGGAGGTGGAAGCTCATCAGCCGGAAGCTGGCCATGGCAAGTAGCTCTGTACAAGGAAGGCGATTATCAATGTGGTGGAGCTCTGATTAACGAAAGATGGATTTTATCTGCCGCACACTGTTTCTATCA TGCTCAGGACGAGTATTGGGTCGCAAGAATCGGAGCGACTCGCAGAGGAAGCTTTCCGAGTCCGTACGAACAAGTGCTACGTTTAGATCACATATCCCTGCATCCTGATTACATCGATAACGGATTCATAAACGACATAGCGATGCTGAGGCTCGAAGAACCAGTCACATTCAGCGACTACGTTCGACCAGTGTGTCTTCCAGAGTCAGAACCAAAAAGTGGCACTACGTGCACCGTTACCGGATGGGGACAGTTATTCGAGATCGGAAGAATATTTC CGGATACCCTGCAAGAAGTACAACTTCCGGTAATCTCCACGGAGGAGTGTCGAAGGAAAACTTTGTTTCTTCCATTGTACAGGATAACGTCAGGAATGCTTTGTGCAGGTTTGAAGGATGGTGGAAGAGACGCTTGCTTGGGAGACAGTGGTGGGCCATTGGTTTGCTCGGGATCAGACAACAAGTACACTCTTCATG GCATCACTTCAAATGGATATGGTTGCGCGAGACCTGGAAGACCTGGAGTCTACACGAAAGTACACCACTATCTTCCTTGGATCGAGTATGCGATTTCCAGGGAAGATATCCGATCCTCGATCGCTTCGTGTAAGGGCCATCGATGTCCTCTAGGCGAATGTCTACCGAAATCTCGAATATGCAACGGGTTCTTAGAATGTTCGGACGGTAGCGACGAACGTAATTGCCCTCTTAATTTGTAG